Within the Oculatellaceae cyanobacterium genome, the region TTTTGTTCTTGTTCAGTTGCAGGTAAATTTTGTAAATCTACTACGGGTAAGCTCAAGGCTAAACTTTCAGCAATAATTTGAACTGGTTGCCCTTGAACAACATTAAAACTGGTTCTTAAAACTTCGTGGCGTTTGATAATCTCGTTAAGACTTTGTTCCAATGCTGCTATATTCAACACCCCTTGAAGGCGTACAGCAGACGGAATGTTATAAGCAGGGTCGCCAGGTGTTAATTGATCTAAAAACCACAAGCGTTCTTGTGCAAAGGATAAAGGTAATTTGTTTTGGCGGGAAACGTGCTGAATAAGCGTAATTTCGGGTTTTTGAGCGTTGTTATTGAGAATGCGTTGGCTACGCCCGCCGCCTTTTGCGGCATCGCTTAAACCAGCTATAGTAGGCGACTCAAACAAATAGCGTAAAGGTAATTCCACACCAAAAGCTTCCCGCAGGCGAGAAACCACCTGAGTTGCTAAGAGAGAATGTCCGCCCAAATCAAAGAAGTTATCATCAATGCTTACTTGCTGGATTCCTAGCACCTCCCTCCAGATATCAGCAATTATCTCTTCAGTAGGATTGCGAGGAGCAACAAAACTACTGTCTACATTGTGTCTGGTGGTATCGGGTGCGGGTAGGGCGCGACGGTCAATTTTACCGTTAGTATTTACAGGAATTGCTTCTAGCCCTACAAAGGCTGAAGGAATCATATATTCTGGTAATTTTTCCTTGAGGAACCCACGTAGAGAATTTGTATGCAACGTCTCTACATTGGGGACAATGTAAGCAACAATGCGCTTATCACCTGGGTTATCCTCTCTGGCAATAACAACTACTTGTTGAACTTCTGGGTGTTGACTAAGTACCGCTTCAATTTCACCTAGTTCGATGCGGAAACCGCGAATTTTTACTTGATGGTCGATGCGTCCAAAAAATTCAATTGTTCCATCTGGAAGGTACCGGGCTAAATCACCAGTTTTGTAGAGACGCTCCGATTTTGGATTTACAAATGGATTGGAAATAAATTTTTCTGCTGTTAGTTCTGCTCGATTTAAGTAGCCTCTAGACAAGCCAGCACCACCAATATGCAATTCACCAAAGACACCGACAGGGACGGGCTGTTGATGACGGTCTAAGATGTAAATCTGAGTGTTGGCAATAGGGCGACCAATAGTAATAGATTGAGCTTCTGTCTCAATTTGGCAAATAGTAGACCAAATTGTAGTTTCAGTCGGGCCATACAAGTTCCACAAGCGATCGCATCTTACTAACAATTGATTCGCTAACTCTCGTGGTAAGGCTTCGCCGCCGCAGAGTATATTTAAATTTTTCTGACCTTGCCATCCTGCTGCTAACAACATCCGCCAAGTGGCAGGCGTAGCTTGCATAAATGTTGCGCCAGATTCGTTCAAACTTGTTGATAATCGAACGCCATCAATAGTAACTTCTCGGCTAGCAATAACAACTCGCGCACCTACTATCAGTGGCAAAAATAGTTCTAGGGTGGCAATATCAAAAGATAAGGAAGTTACGGCTAGTAGAGTATCTGTTGCTGTAATTCCTAGTTTCTCTCGCATGGAATTTAGGAAATTGACCACAGCCCTATGGCAAATTTGTACTCCTTTAGGTTTTCCTGTCGAACCAGAAGTATAAATTACATAAGCAAGATTTGACGAATTGGGAGCGAAATTAAAACTTTCACTTTCTATGAGATCCCAATCGTTATCTAGGCAAACAATTTCAGCATTGTGTCTGGGCAGATAATCTATCAGATCTTTTTGAGTTAGTAACACCCTAACTTGAGAATCTTCTAACATCAAAGCTAAACGTTCTGGGGGATATGCTGGATCTAGGGGAAGATATGCGCCGCCCGCTTTGAGAATACCCAATAAACCTATGAGCATTTCGAGCGATCGCTCTACACAAATACCTACAAGTATCTCTGGTTTTACACCTAATTTTCGCAGGTAATGTGCTAGTTGATTAGCTCGTTGATTTAGTTCTTTATATGTAACTTTTTGGTCACTGAATACTACAGCAATTTTGTCAGGATTTTGCTCGACTTGCTCCTCAAAAAGCTGATGCAGGCATTTATTCTGTGAATAATCTGTTGGCGTGTTATTCCAATCTACTAATATTTGTTGCTGTTCTGTAGCTGTCAGTAACGGTAATGTAGAAATAGGGCAATCTGGATTAGCAGCAATGCTTTCTAGCAAAATTTGAAAATGTCTTGCCATGCGCTGAATTGTGCTGGCATCAAACAAGTCTGTGCTGTATTCAAATACACCGCTAATGCCGTCAGCTTCTTCCCACAAGTCTAGTGATAAATCAAACCGCGATGTTTTGCGTTCTAATTCTTCAGGCGTGAGAGTAACTTCTGGTAGTTCTAAAGTCGGCATTTTGATGTTACGCAGACCGAACAATACCTGAAAGATTGGGTTATGACTGAGGTCGCGATTTGGTTGTAGAACTTCAACTAGCTTTTCAAATGGTAAATCCTGATGTTTGTATGCGCCTAAAGCTGTTTCTCGGACTCGCGTTAATAAGTCTTTGAAGGTGGGTGTACCAGATAAATCGGTACGCATTACCAATGTGTTAGTAAATAATCCAATTAATTTTTCGATTTCTTGGCGCTGACGGTTAGCAATGGGAGTACCAACTAAAATATCTTCTTGCCCTGTGTAGCGGTAAAGCAAGATGTTGAAAGCTGCCAGCAGTGCCATAAATAAAGTTGCACCCTGCTGCTGGCTTAATTGTGTTAGCGCTTGAGTGAGGTTTGGGGGTAAAACAAACTTTTCTACCGCACCTCGGAAATTTTGCACTGCTGGACGCGGGCGATGCCTACGGCGAGCTTCGCTAACGCTTGGCAAATTTAAGATAGGAAGGTCGCCACCCAGTTGCTTTTGCCAATATTCCAGTTGGGTTTCTAATTCTTTTCCTTGCAACCACTGGCGCTGCCAAACGGCAAAATCAGCGTATTGAATAGGTAATTCAGGTAACGATGTAGAGAGGTTCTCTGCAACGTCTTTACGAGCAAATGTAGAGTATAGCGTTGCTAATTCTTGAATCAAGATTCCCGCAGACCAACCATCAGAGATGATGTGGTGCATACAGAATACTAATAAATATTCTGATTCATTTAGATGTAGCAAGCTGACTCGCAATAAAGACCCTGTTTGCAAATCAAAGGGGCGATCGGCTTCTTGATTGACTAATCGCTGTACTTCTTGCTCTCGAAGACTTTCAGGTATTTCCCTTAAATCAATGATGGGAATCGTCAATGTAAGACTGGGGGCAATAACCTGTACAGGTTGCCCATCTACTACCTTAAAATTTGTGCGTAATATTTCGTGCCGTCTGAGGATTTCGTTAATACTTTGTTCGAGTGCGATCGCGAAGCGCTGCGGCGAAGCGCAGATCGTATTTAATTTGCCAGTGACACGACCCACTGAACAAATATTATATGTTGGGTTGCCAGGATCTAATTGGTCAAAAAACCACAACCTTTGTTGAGCAAAAGATAAAGGAAAACAGTTAGAATCACGGCTTTGGCGAGTAATTTCTATTGGTTTGATATTTTCTGTTTTTTGATTCAGGCGTTGTAATAATAAGGCACGTTTTTCGGGGGAAAGTTCAGCAATACGATTAATTAGGCTACTCATTAGTTAATTCCTCCATTTGCAAGTAATTTTTGAACTTCTTCTGCGGAAAGTTGTTCCAGTTCTGCAACCATTTCAGCCATCATTTTTTCATCTACTTGTTCAGATAATTTTTGAGCAATTACTACAGCTAAATCGGCAACGGTAGGTGCTTCAAATAAATGATGTAAAGGTAAATCAATTTGGAAGGATTGGCGCAGGCGGGAAATCACTTTAGTAGCGAGTAATGAATGTCCCCCCAACTCAAAAAAATTGTTGTAAATTCCTACTTGTTCAATTTTTAAAACTTCTGCCCAGATACTAGCTAAAGTTTCCTCAACTGGATTGCGAGGCGCAACAAAAGTATCTGTTGAAATGACTTGATCTGGTGCTGGTAGTGCTTGCCAATCTATTTTGCCATTAGCAGTTAAAGGTAAAGTCTTTAGCTGTACAAAAGCTGACGGAATCATGTAATCAGGCAGTTTTTGTTGCAAAAGCTCCCGCATTGAGTTTGTATGCAGCTTCTCTACGCTTGGGACAATGTAAGCAACAATGCGTTTTTCTCCAGGTACATCTTCTCGCGCAATGACTACTACTTGTTCGATATCTGGATGCTGTCTGATTGTTGCTTCAATTTCACCTAACTCAATACGAAAACCGCGAATCTTAATTTGATTGTCAATTCTGCCTAAAAATTCAATATTTCCATCCGGTAAATAACGGGCTGCATCCCCAGTTTTATAAATGCGGGCATTGGGGCGATCGCTAAATGGATTAGCAATGAATTTTTCTGCCGTTCTTTCCGGTTGATTTAGATATCCTCGCGCTAAACTATCACCCCCAATGTAAAGTTCTCCTGTGACACCTATTGGTACAGGTTGAAGTTGAGAATCGAGGATATAAATTTGAGTATTGGCTATAGGGCGACCTATGGGAACTATCTCAGAAAGATGACGTAAGTTGTTATCGTCAACTTGATAAGTGAGTATCCCTACAGTTGATTCTGTTGGCCCATAGTGGTTAATAATTACGCAATCAGGGGCATATTTATGAATGCGATCGACTAAATCCCAGTTACTAGCTTCACCACCTAAAACTAAACGCTTACGAGGTAAGATTGATGCGGCTTTAGGAGATGTTAATAAAGCTGCTAGATGAGAAGGGACAATTTTCAGGCAATCAATAGAATGAGCCTCAAAATATGCTGCTAGTGTTTCGGGATCAGAGGCTAAATTTTGAGGGATTATATGTAAGCAACTACCTGTAGATAAAGCGGGAAAAATAGCCGTATTTCCCAAGTCGGCAGCAAAGGTAGAAACCATTGCAAAATTAGAATTAGCGGGTAAATCTAACCTTGGTAAAATGCCATATAGATAATTAAGTATCTGCTGATGTTCAACCGCAACTCCTTTAGGTTTGCCAGTAGAACCAGATGTATAAATTACATAAGCTAGATTTTCTGCTGTGGTTATACTGGTGCAATTTTGATTGCTTTCTTTAGCAATTTCATACCATTCTTGCTCAAGATTAACTACCCGTGTTACCTGTTCGTGTAGAGGCTTTGTCTGCCAGGTTTCTACAATATTTTGTTGTGTTAACACTACTGATGCTTGGGCATCTTGTAACATCAATGCTAGGCGTTCGGCTGGCATTGCGGGATCTAGCGGTAAATATGCACCACCAGCTTTTAAAATAGCTAGTATTGCTATTATTATTTCTAAAGAACGTTCTAAACAGATACCAACTATTACTTCTGGTTTAACTTTTATTTTTTGTAAATAACGAGCTAATCTATTGGCACGTTCATTTAATTGCTGATAAGTTAGCTTTTGATTTTCAAATACAACTGCAATATTATCTGGTGTAAGTGCTGCTTGTGCTTCAAATAGTTGATGAATGCACTGCTCTTGAGGATAATCTGTTGTAGTATTGTTGAAATCAAATAATAGTTGGTGGCGATCGCGATCGCTCAATATATCCAACTTGCCAATCATCACATCTGGATTATTGACAATACTGGTCAACAAGGTTTCAAAATATTCTGATATCCATTTGATATTTACTGAAGTAAACAAGCTGGAATCATAATAAAAATCTGCATTAATATGATTTTCTGTTTGCACACAGGAGAGTTTAAGCTTGAATTTTGTAGTACAAGCATATTGTTGGTATATAGAAAAGGAAATATCAGCTTCGTAATATTTCTTTATTCTTTCTTGAAACTCAAAACAAATAGGCAAAAACGGTAATGCTTCATTGAGATTATCTATATTTGCTAAATCTTCCCAATGAAAATATTCTTGCCATTTTTCAGCATCATTTACTAGCTGTTCAACTTGCTGTAATAACTGATTAAATTTAACTCCTGCTGTTAAGTTGCCATCTATTGGTAAATACTTCGATAGCAATCCTAATGCTGATTCTAATTCTTCATATTTCCTGCCATTACAAGCAATGCCTATAATCGTTGTCGTTTGCTGCGTAAGTTTCCAAATTAATATGTTCCAGCAAGTTAATAAGATTACTGAAGATGTAGTCTTGTATCTAGCTGCTATTGATGATATTTTTTCAGCTAAATCACTGCTAACTCTTAATTCTAAAACTTTGGGATTAAATTCTAAACCTTGAGCGAATTTAAGTTCGCCAGGTAACTTAACATTAGCTAAATTATTAAAATCTATTTTTTGCCAATATTCTTTACCTATGACAGTATCTTCTGAATTCAATAAGTCATATTGCCATTCGGCAATGTCGGCATATTGAATAGGCGTATCTTCCAGATTTTTACCCTGTAAACAAGCTGAATAACAACTGCTAATTTCTTGAATTAAATTTAGCAACGTAGAACTATCTGCATTCATAGCAGATAAGCTTAAAAGTAATATATGCTTATTTAACGACCAAGTAACTAGAGAAACAGACAAAACTGTAGTTATTTCAGAAGTCAAAGATTGCTGACTAATCTCATGTAACAAAAACTCGGTTTTATTTTCTTGTTCTTCTTGAGAAATGCCAGTTAAATCGTAATTATATATATCAATATCGCTAGAATCATTAATTACTTGCAAAGGGATTGTCATTCCAGGTAAACACTGAAAAGTAGTGCGAAGGATTTCATGGCGATTTACGACATTTTGCAAGGCATTATTCAAAATCCCCTGTTCAAGATTGCCTTCAATTAACACTGCACATTGGACACGATAAGGCAAGGGTGAATCAATTTGCTGCAATGTCCAAAGATACTTTTGTTGTGGAGAAAGACGAAACCCCTCTAGTGTTGAGTTTTGCATATTTACAGTTCCTTTTCTGTTATTTAAATATTTTGATAACTAAATGCTTCTGCCATTCCCACAACAACCTTGCGCGAACCAGAAAATGGCGTGCGTCCATGACTAGCTAACATATTGTCTAATAACAATACATCTCCTGCTTGCCAAGGAAAGATGATTGTTTCTTGTTGATAAGCTTGACGAATTTCTGCTAAGACATCATCTGCAATTTTTGAACCATCACCGTAATAAGCGTTACGTGGTAAATCTTCCTCTTTAAATGAAGATAAAACTTCTTGGCGAATACTAGGCTCTAAACTAGAAATATGAAATAAGTGTGCTTGATTAAACCACACCATTTGTGATGTTTTAGGATGTTGAGCAACCGCTTGACAAACTTGACTTGTTCTTAAGCCGTCATTACCTTTCCATTCAAAATCAATTCCTGCTTTCCGACAATAATTTTCTACCTCAGATTTGCTATCTGTATTAAAAACATTTTGCCAAGGTAAGTCTATACCTCCTCCATAGTTTCGCACATACATGACACCTTTTTCTATAAATTGATCTCTAATTTTTGGACTAATACGATTAAAAACTTTATGACTATCAGCAATGGGTGTTTCTCCGCCAACGTTGGCTTTTTTAACACAATGAAAAGCTATTTTCATTGGCCAATTAAGGCAGTAGGACATTTCGTTATGTTGGGGGATGATTTGATCTGCTGGATATTCAGTAGAAGTGTAGATATTTCCGCTAACTTGACTGCGGGGTGTGGAACGAAAAGAATATTCTACTAATTCACCTGCAATAGTTTTGATAAATTGCTCAAAACCACTGATGCCATCAACTTTAAAGTTACGAAAAAGTAGGCCGCCATGCCATAAAAGTTGTGAGTCAATAAAACGTTGATTGTGTTCCGCCCAAGTGACTAAATTTAATCCTTCTATGGTTGGTTCAACTAATAAAGGTAGTAAGTTAGCAGGTTTAAGAGATTGCGTTTTGATTAATGATTCTTGAGATACATTAATAGCTTTACGGCTAATAGCACCTAATTTTTTAGTGGCAAAAGGTTGTGGTTGGGAAGTGGTCATGGCTAATCCTAATTGATGATTTATAAGCTGCTGATACTTTTACGTTTAGTCATCCTTAATTTGTGGATGCTAGATTGTTTGAGTTCTTGTTCTTGGTTGAATTGATATTGGCTTTCTGCTTCAGATATGATTGCTGCTAAATCGCTAATATGGACATCGGGTTGGGCAACTATTTTGCTTAACAGCATTTCTAAGTATTCCGCCATGCGGGTAATAGTCGCTGGATCAAATAAGTCTGTTTTATATTCAAAGCAGCCTTGAATACCTTGGGGTATTTCCCATAAGTTAAGACTCAAATCATGCCTGGTAGTACCGCTATCAATATCCAGGGGAGTAAGTGTTAAACTTGGTAGCTCTAAGCTAGGAATTGGGGTATTTTGTAGAACAAACCAAACTTGGAATAAGGAATTATAGTTGAGATTACGTTCTGGTTGTAACTCCTGTACTAGCTTCTCAAAAGGTAGTTCTGGATGAGCATAAGCTTGTAGGCAAACTTGGCGCGATCGCACTAACATTTCTCTAAAACTAGGATTTCCGCTTAAATCTGCCCGTAGCACTAAAGTATTAACAAAAAAGCCTATTAATCCCTCAAGTTCAACACGGTTCCGGTTAGCAATAGGCGATCCAACTCGTATATCTTCCTGCTTTGCATAGCCGTAAAGTAAAGTTTGAAATCCTGCCAGTAATGCCATAAATAAAGTTACGTCTTCCTGCTGGCAAAGATTTTTAATTGCTTCAGTTAAGCTTAAAGGTAGTACAAATAAATGCTGCGATCCCTTAAATGTGGGAACAGTTGGGCGTACTCTATCTGTAGGTAACTCTAAAACAGGTAAAGTACCGCTTAATTGTTGTTTCCAATAAGTTAACTGTTTGTTGAGTTCTTCTCCTTGTAAATATTGACGTTGCCAAACAGCAAAATCTGCGTACTGAATAGGTAATTCAGGTAAAGGATAAGGTTTAGCAGTACAAAAAGCTGGATAAAGTGCTGCAACTTCTCGAACTAGGACACCCATCGACCAACCATCCGAGATAATGTGGTGCATTGTAAATAGCAACACATACTCGCTGTCGCTTAGTTGTAGCAACTTCCCGCGTAGTAATAACCCTTTGGTAAGGTCAAATGGTATTTGTGCTTCTTCAACAGCTAAACGTTGAATTTCAGCTTGTTGTGTTTCTGCGAAAGCTTGTAAATTAATGATTGGCAGGGTAAAAGTAGCAGTGTCAGAAATTACCTGTACTGCTTCCCCATCTACCAGCGCAAAATTAGTGCGTAAAACTTGGTGTCGCTGAATAATTTCTTGGAAAGTTTTTTCTAACGTCGCAATATTTAGCTGACCTTTGAGAGATACAGCCGCAGGTAAATTGTAGGCGGGATTACCTGGAGATAATTGATCCAAAAACCACAGTCTTTGCTGTGCAAAAGATAAAGGGCAAGGATTTAGTTGAGAACGTCGAGGAATAGTATTAGATTCCTCTGCAATTGCTGCTTCTTCTCGCAACGCTTTGAGAAGTAGTAACCGTTTCTCAGGTGAAAGATTTTTTAATCGTTCTAAGCGATTAGAGGTTGTCATCATTAACCTCCTCATTGGATGTAATCACGGGAAGCTTGGCGGCGGTTTTGATTTGATCGTTCAACACTGCATCAATATCATCTTCGGTTGTTAAAGGATTAGCCAGAACTACGCGCAATGCGACAATTGGTATTCCTACGCCATAAATCGTATTTTCTAATGTTGTGCGCGAGACGAATGTATTACCAGCTTGCTTTTGAGCATTTTGCAACAACTCATTAAAATCATTAATTGCTTGATTGTCAGATGCAGTTAATTTTCCTTGAGCCGTTTTTTGTCTAAATGGTTCTGGAATATAGCGATAAAGCAGAATATTAATTTCTGGTTTAAACAATAATTCAAATTCTGGTCTAGTGTTTATTTCGTTAGCCAGGTACTGAGCTTTTTTAATCCCCGAATCAATTAAAAATTCATAACCTTTATGCCCAATGATATTTAACGCTGCTTGTAAAAATAAGCTCATTCCTGGGCGGGAACCTTCTAAGCTGCGTTTTCCTAAATCTGGTGATTCTTTCCGAACTGTATAACGAGCGGTTTTTTCAATATATTTTGCTAAATGGGGATTTCTTAAAATCACCATGCCTAAACCCATTGGCAAATACAATTGTTTATGACCGTCAATTGTGACTGAATCTGCTAATTCTATGCCAGCGAGTTTATGTTGATTTTGCTCAGAAAAAAGAACTGCGCCACCCCAAGCAGCATCGACATGAAAATTGATATTATATTCTTGCGCGATCGCACTCATTTCAAGCAGTGGATCTATTGCGCCAGAATCAGTAGTACCAGCAATCCCAACTAAAGCAATAATTAGTTGATTGCGTTGACGACACTCACTTATTGTTTCTCGCAGTGCAGCAATATTCAGCCGATGATTTTGGTCTGTAGGAATTTTAATTAAATTGCGATCGCCTATTCCTAATAATCCCGCAGCTTTCTCAAAAGAGTAGTGCATTAAGCTAGAGCCAATTATCACCGCACCCTGATATCCATAAAAGTTTAACGCCGCAGCTAAACCTTCATTTTCTACACCACCAAAATCATCTTTTGCTCCTAATAAAGCATTCCGATAGCACCACATGGCGGTGATATTAGCCAGTGTTCCGCCAGTTACCATCATCCCCAACGTACTCTCACTATTTTGAGTATGTTGAGTATAAAAATCATCACCAAAACCGTAAATTAAGCGGTGCATCATTGCCAAAGCTTGACGCTCATAAGGGCTAAATGCTTTGGCGGTTTCCACCTTCACCACATTTTGGTTCATCGCTGTCATTAGCTTCCCTAATGGCTGGAAAAAATAGGGAAGCGAACTTGTCATGTGACCGATAAATCTGGGTGAAGATACATGGATCGAATCAGCGACAACATTAGTAGCTAAATCTTCTATATAACTATCTATGTCAGTTGGAAATAGAGGAAGTTTACTATCAGCAAATTTTTCAACAACTGATTCTAAATCTGTATCACTACTAATTTGTTTAGCTTCTAAAAAAATTTTAGTAATTGAGTCAATTTGCTTTTCTAATTCTGTTTTGGCAAAAATAGCTTCGTCAGTAACAGAAAATAAACTGATAATTTGTTCTTCAAACCTGTCCTGCAAACCACCAGAGGGCTGCACGCTTTTATAAACTTTTGACACTT harbors:
- a CDS encoding TauD/TfdA family dioxygenase — its product is MTTSQPQPFATKKLGAISRKAINVSQESLIKTQSLKPANLLPLLVEPTIEGLNLVTWAEHNQRFIDSQLLWHGGLLFRNFKVDGISGFEQFIKTIAGELVEYSFRSTPRSQVSGNIYTSTEYPADQIIPQHNEMSYCLNWPMKIAFHCVKKANVGGETPIADSHKVFNRISPKIRDQFIEKGVMYVRNYGGGIDLPWQNVFNTDSKSEVENYCRKAGIDFEWKGNDGLRTSQVCQAVAQHPKTSQMVWFNQAHLFHISSLEPSIRQEVLSSFKEEDLPRNAYYGDGSKIADDVLAEIRQAYQQETIIFPWQAGDVLLLDNMLASHGRTPFSGSRKVVVGMAEAFSYQNI
- a CDS encoding amino acid adenylation domain-containing protein, coding for MSSLINRIAELSPEKRALLLQRLNQKTENIKPIEITRQSRDSNCFPLSFAQQRLWFFDQLDPGNPTYNICSVGRVTGKLNTICASPQRFAIALEQSINEILRRHEILRTNFKVVDGQPVQVIAPSLTLTIPIIDLREIPESLREQEVQRLVNQEADRPFDLQTGSLLRVSLLHLNESEYLLVFCMHHIISDGWSAGILIQELATLYSTFARKDVAENLSTSLPELPIQYADFAVWQRQWLQGKELETQLEYWQKQLGGDLPILNLPSVSEARRRHRPRPAVQNFRGAVEKFVLPPNLTQALTQLSQQQGATLFMALLAAFNILLYRYTGQEDILVGTPIANRQRQEIEKLIGLFTNTLVMRTDLSGTPTFKDLLTRVRETALGAYKHQDLPFEKLVEVLQPNRDLSHNPIFQVLFGLRNIKMPTLELPEVTLTPEELERKTSRFDLSLDLWEEADGISGVFEYSTDLFDASTIQRMARHFQILLESIAANPDCPISTLPLLTATEQQQILVDWNNTPTDYSQNKCLHQLFEEQVEQNPDKIAVVFSDQKVTYKELNQRANQLAHYLRKLGVKPEILVGICVERSLEMLIGLLGILKAGGAYLPLDPAYPPERLALMLEDSQVRVLLTQKDLIDYLPRHNAEIVCLDNDWDLIESESFNFAPNSSNLAYVIYTSGSTGKPKGVQICHRAVVNFLNSMREKLGITATDTLLAVTSLSFDIATLELFLPLIVGARVVIASREVTIDGVRLSTSLNESGATFMQATPATWRMLLAAGWQGQKNLNILCGGEALPRELANQLLVRCDRLWNLYGPTETTIWSTICQIETEAQSITIGRPIANTQIYILDRHQQPVPVGVFGELHIGGAGLSRGYLNRAELTAEKFISNPFVNPKSERLYKTGDLARYLPDGTIEFFGRIDHQVKIRGFRIELGEIEAVLSQHPEVQQVVVIAREDNPGDKRIVAYIVPNVETLHTNSLRGFLKEKLPEYMIPSAFVGLEAIPVNTNGKIDRRALPAPDTTRHNVDSSFVAPRNPTEEIIADIWREVLGIQQVSIDDNFFDLGGHSLLATQVVSRLREAFGVELPLRYLFESPTIAGLSDAAKGGGRSQRILNNNAQKPEITLIQHVSRQNKLPLSFAQERLWFLDQLTPGDPAYNIPSAVRLQGVLNIAALEQSLNEIIKRHEVLRTSFNVVQGQPVQIIAESLALSLPVVDLQNLPATEQEQKLQQLATAEAQRSFDLTQAPLLRVTLIQLGETEYAVLFTMHHIISDRWSIGVLVRELAALYTSFSAGKPSPLTELPIQYADFAVWQRNWLETTQENGYSPLQTQLDYWKQQLGSKLPVLKFPEQLPPKPTPTFQAATQSFILPANLTTKLKALSRQENATLFMTLLAALNTLLHHYTSADDIAIGTDVANRNRADIEPLIGFFINILVLRSDLSGNPTFRQLLQQVREKSLGAYAHQDLPFNKLVELLQPERKSSQAPLFQVLFVLQNAPMPALELPGITLTPLEVGNETAKFDLVLFAEETETGIIGTWKYNTDLFECATISRLSQYFETLLASISAQPDARINTLELLTESEKMTQIQEQQQRQEANRKKFKFVKPKAVAFPQEELIKSEYFQPDQKLPLVIKPNVADIDLIDWAKNNHQFIEQELLKHGAILFREFNATAVADFENFAQAICSELFGEYGDLPREGVGGKVYGSTPYPADKAILFHNESSHMHRWPMKIWFYCVQPAQERGETPIVDCRKVYQLLDSKVRDKFSKKGLMYVRNYTNGLDVSWQDFFHTSDKLAVESFCNQNGIELEWKADGGLKTREIRQAIAKHPKTGEWLFFNQIMLHHLAYLDTSVRESLLSLFGEENLPRNVYYGDGTPIEQSVIDEITAIYKQAEVAFTWQKGDIIMLDNMLAAHARNPYVGQRKIVVAMGEIVNSKDIEIAPNISPNHEG
- a CDS encoding condensation domain-containing protein, producing the protein MTTSNRLERLKNLSPEKRLLLLKALREEAAIAEESNTIPRRSQLNPCPLSFAQQRLWFLDQLSPGNPAYNLPAAVSLKGQLNIATLEKTFQEIIQRHQVLRTNFALVDGEAVQVISDTATFTLPIINLQAFAETQQAEIQRLAVEEAQIPFDLTKGLLLRGKLLQLSDSEYVLLFTMHHIISDGWSMGVLVREVAALYPAFCTAKPYPLPELPIQYADFAVWQRQYLQGEELNKQLTYWKQQLSGTLPVLELPTDRVRPTVPTFKGSQHLFVLPLSLTEAIKNLCQQEDVTLFMALLAGFQTLLYGYAKQEDIRVGSPIANRNRVELEGLIGFFVNTLVLRADLSGNPSFREMLVRSRQVCLQAYAHPELPFEKLVQELQPERNLNYNSLFQVWFVLQNTPIPSLELPSLTLTPLDIDSGTTRHDLSLNLWEIPQGIQGCFEYKTDLFDPATITRMAEYLEMLLSKIVAQPDVHISDLAAIISEAESQYQFNQEQELKQSSIHKLRMTKRKSISSL
- a CDS encoding amino acid adenylation domain-containing protein, translated to MQNSTLEGFRLSPQQKYLWTLQQIDSPLPYRVQCAVLIEGNLEQGILNNALQNVVNRHEILRTTFQCLPGMTIPLQVINDSSDIDIYNYDLTGISQEEQENKTEFLLHEISQQSLTSEITTVLSVSLVTWSLNKHILLLSLSAMNADSSTLLNLIQEISSCYSACLQGKNLEDTPIQYADIAEWQYDLLNSEDTVIGKEYWQKIDFNNLANVKLPGELKFAQGLEFNPKVLELRVSSDLAEKISSIAARYKTTSSVILLTCWNILIWKLTQQTTTIIGIACNGRKYEELESALGLLSKYLPIDGNLTAGVKFNQLLQQVEQLVNDAEKWQEYFHWEDLANIDNLNEALPFLPICFEFQERIKKYYEADISFSIYQQYACTTKFKLKLSCVQTENHINADFYYDSSLFTSVNIKWISEYFETLLTSIVNNPDVMIGKLDILSDRDRHQLLFDFNNTTTDYPQEQCIHQLFEAQAALTPDNIAVVFENQKLTYQQLNERANRLARYLQKIKVKPEVIVGICLERSLEIIIAILAILKAGGAYLPLDPAMPAERLALMLQDAQASVVLTQQNIVETWQTKPLHEQVTRVVNLEQEWYEIAKESNQNCTSITTAENLAYVIYTSGSTGKPKGVAVEHQQILNYLYGILPRLDLPANSNFAMVSTFAADLGNTAIFPALSTGSCLHIIPQNLASDPETLAAYFEAHSIDCLKIVPSHLAALLTSPKAASILPRKRLVLGGEASNWDLVDRIHKYAPDCVIINHYGPTESTVGILTYQVDDNNLRHLSEIVPIGRPIANTQIYILDSQLQPVPIGVTGELYIGGDSLARGYLNQPERTAEKFIANPFSDRPNARIYKTGDAARYLPDGNIEFLGRIDNQIKIRGFRIELGEIEATIRQHPDIEQVVVIAREDVPGEKRIVAYIVPSVEKLHTNSMRELLQQKLPDYMIPSAFVQLKTLPLTANGKIDWQALPAPDQVISTDTFVAPRNPVEETLASIWAEVLKIEQVGIYNNFFELGGHSLLATKVISRLRQSFQIDLPLHHLFEAPTVADLAVVIAQKLSEQVDEKMMAEMVAELEQLSAEEVQKLLANGGIN
- the panP gene encoding putative pyridoxal-dependent aspartate 1-decarboxylase, which translates into the protein MNEGTIEVSKVYKSVQPSGGLQDRFEEQIISLFSVTDEAIFAKTELEKQIDSITKIFLEAKQISSDTDLESVVEKFADSKLPLFPTDIDSYIEDLATNVVADSIHVSSPRFIGHMTSSLPYFFQPLGKLMTAMNQNVVKVETAKAFSPYERQALAMMHRLIYGFGDDFYTQHTQNSESTLGMMVTGGTLANITAMWCYRNALLGAKDDFGGVENEGLAAALNFYGYQGAVIIGSSLMHYSFEKAAGLLGIGDRNLIKIPTDQNHRLNIAALRETISECRQRNQLIIALVGIAGTTDSGAIDPLLEMSAIAQEYNINFHVDAAWGGAVLFSEQNQHKLAGIELADSVTIDGHKQLYLPMGLGMVILRNPHLAKYIEKTARYTVRKESPDLGKRSLEGSRPGMSLFLQAALNIIGHKGYEFLIDSGIKKAQYLANEINTRPEFELLFKPEINILLYRYIPEPFRQKTAQGKLTASDNQAINDFNELLQNAQKQAGNTFVSRTTLENTIYGVGIPIVALRVVLANPLTTEDDIDAVLNDQIKTAAKLPVITSNEEVNDDNL